The following DNA comes from Flavisolibacter ginsenosidimutans.
TCGTCGAAGTTTTCATTTGTGTAAAGTAATCCCAACTTACTCAGCAAGTCCCTAATCTCGTTGAGTTTGTTGAAAATAATGAAGTACCCATCTCTTTCTTTCTCTTGGAATTCTGAGATACTAATAAACTCGCCGTTAGTAAACTTCAGCAACTTCGTGTTGAAAAGGTTCTTTTTAAATACAGGGTCCTTCACAAGTTCTCCATCTAAATTGGCTATCTCTTGCAAGATAACTTTGGCCTTTGCCGGGTCGTCTTTTATCCATTCATTCAAGTGATCACTAATCGAATCGTGAGCGGTGAGTAAATCGTAGATACCAAACTCCTCCACACCCATTTTGGAAAAAGCATTCAACCGTGTTCTTACGTCGGCTTCTTCACCCCAGTAAAACCATCTCAGGTTGGCTAGGTCCCAGGAATCAAGATCTACATCCACCTGTGTTTTCTTGAAAAAAACATTTTCAACATCGTCAGAAACCTCAAAACCAGTAGAATTATATGAAGATTTAACTGGTATGTATTTTGTCAATAGGTTGTCAATCTGGTCGATATAAGGCTCTTCTATCCACTTGCGATCTTGATTTAAGCTACGCTCAGAAGTTAGCAAGGCGGCATAAAAATCAAGGAACAACTCTCTTTCTTCTTCGTTAGTTGAACTCGACAACCGGGCTAACTCTCTATCAACCTTATCGACAATGGTTTTAAATAGACGTTCATTAATTCCATCTTCTTTACTACTGCCTTTGTGCAAGAAAGTACGGGAACTTCCCTTGTAAAACGCGTTTGAATGAAGAATATAGTTGAAATTGTGTACTTCTTCAGACAACGGGAAATACAGGTACAAATTCGGTGCACCTAGGAAATAATCACTAATTTGAAAATGCCTTCGAAACCCAAACAAGGCTTCGATATTTGACTCTTGGCTGATCTTTTTCTTTTGCTCGAGGGTTAAATCTTCATAGTCATGAACTCCAAAACGTACATACGCATAAGTATCTCTGTCCGTTTCTTTATCTACTGTAAGCTTGATAAAACTTAAGTCGGGGTAGGTAATCGGCTCATCATCGTTCAATTGAACCGTTTGGAGAATTTTGTCTTTTCGTGTCCCTACGTCGGCCGTTTCTCGTAGAATAGCCAGTGCGAATCTTACACCACCCTTTAAATTCTTCTCGGCCAACTCGGTTTCTTTTCCTGAACCAAGTTTAATAAAGAATAAGGCTCCCTCGTTGTATGTTTCCTTACTAAGGATATGCCGGCTTTTCCTTACCCAACGCGACAAAACCTCATACTCCGCCCTGCTAAAGGGAGACAGCTCCGCTTTTTTACCCGTTACCATTTTCGGTAAATCCACCACCTTGGAGTTTTCCGGTAAGCAGGGGAAGCAGGTGATTAATATTTTGAATAACCAAGGATATTCATCTTTTATAACGATTTCACCTTTTTCGTTTTTAGTTACTTGGATGTCCATTGGCATTGGATCAGAACCTTTTGCCAACCTAGCAAGCTCGTCGTTTTTCCAACTGAATAATAAGGGGCCAGAACTCTCATTGATAAGCTCTTGTAAGCCGTTGTCTTTTCCAACAAGCCTATGCGCTAACTTAAATCCAATACCAAATTTGCCAATCGTTCGGCTGTCAGCGTTTTTTGTGGACGACCCGACATTTAAAATGGATCGGATGCTGTTTGGTGTAAACATTTCACCGTTGTTGGCAACCAATAAGTAATAATTTCCGTCAACCTCGTCTTGACCCCAAACCATGGTATAGTGAGTACTGCCGGCATCTACCGCATTTTGTAAAAACTCGTAGACAGCTTGGCCATCCTTTGCCATATCTAGAAAGCTCTGTAAAAAATTCTCGATACCAGCTTCAGGCGTACTAAACCCGTCGCGGTCTCCATGGTACATGGTAAACCATCCAAATTGTTTTTCACCGGTGGCCTCCTCGATATAATAGTTCCCGATGAAATCTTCTTGGAGTAACGGCGATACTGGGCGGGTTGTCTTATAAAAGCTACGATACTGTATTATGTTTTTAATTTCCATTGCAGTTTTGATTTGGTCAATCCTTCTTGTCGTATCACTCGGTAAAAGAGGCCTATATTTATTAGTACATCTTTTATCTAGATATTTTATCGACGCTTATTTTGATAAAACCAATACTTGCGCATTCAAGCTTGTAAAAGGTTTATTTGCTTTCTAAAGTTTTCCCTGATTATTGTACTCATTTCCGTATTTGCAATGCCATGAAGCATAGCAATAGATTTTTCCACATGATGTAAGTCCGATGGCTTGATTGACCGATTTTGATAGTAAATGAAGGGACCATCACTTTCTGTAAGGATATGTGTCAAAGGAATTTCTTTAATAACTTCTTGTCCAACTTTCGTTTTGATCATTGCAGAGTTTATCGAAAACAAAAAGCCTGCTTTTACGATATCCTTAATCAATTTGATTGAGCCACTATACCAATGAAAAATTGCATTTTTTATATTGTACTCAATAAGATACTCCAATACGGTTTCTTCCGCGCCTCTAGAATGAAGGCTAAGTATCTTATTTTTTCCAGATAATTCATTCAAAACAAATTCAAAAGTGCTTATTTGTCGTGCTTTGCTGGCGATACCTTCCTTAGAAAAGTCTAACCCAACTTCCCCTATATATGATGTTTGTGCGACACACTCTGCAAACAAACTCAATTCATTTTTGTGCCTATCTGCATACAATGGGTGCATCCCTAATGCCATCCTTACTTTCTTAAATCTACTAAGATGAGGGAATCCCATTTTAAAATGACTAGGTAAATTAGTCATACTTAAAGTGTATATTCCTAATTTTTCACATTCTTCTGCAATAGTCACAGGATTAGGGTATAAATCTAAATGGCAATGTGCATCAACCATTACAATCCTCCTTTAGACCGAACACTAGAATTACCACCCTTTTTGATCCAAGAAATTAACTCTATTCTTGTGCGTTCGATTAACTTCATGTATTCGTTTATACGCTCATAATCTTGTAAACCATTTGCGATGAGCTCAAACTTAATATTGTTTTTAGAAACGTTTTCCTTTAAAAAATCAAGCAAGGCTCCAACATCCTGACCTTTCTTTGTTTTCCAAATAAGCTTGTTGATGTTGTTACCATAAGAAGTATTATCAGCAATAGTTTGCAATGAAGCTTGTCTATAAATACAAGGCATACAAACACCGCAATGTGAGGCATGACCATAATCCCAGTGTGACCTATGGCCTCTTTTTCCACATGAGTTAGATGTTGGGATTATCTGTTGCAAAAAAGTCTTGTTTTTGCAATTTGCCACCATTTCGCCCTTGGTTTTGTTCCAATAAGGATTCTGAACAGTAATACCAATTCCCAATATTTTCCAGATATCCATTAATCTTGAAAGGAATGTGGGATGTGTAGTACGGGTGCTACAAGCACTCCTGCGTGAGGGACTGAGTGGGTAGTTTACTGAAACTGTTCCATTTTCCGGAACCAGAACGTTCCTTCGCAATGGTTCTGCAATAAGTGCTGATAAGCCTAAAAACAATAAGGATCGGCTTCTGCATGTAGTTTCTCTGTTTGAAAGGCTTGTTTGTGACAAGAATACTTTTACTGAAGGAAGGCGTACAAATAACTTTCCATATTTAGTTTCAAGCTCTGGCGCTAATGTATCTTGGTCTTTTTTCGGTCCTCCCATTGTGGGATCATAATGGGAGACAAAGAGCACTGGATCATTAGAGTTCTCTAAGCTGTCAATTAAACCAATTAAAGAGTCCAAGCCTCCAGAAAATAAATTTATCTGTTTAAAATTTTGCTTATAAAATCCGCCCAAATCTTCTGCAGGCAATTGCAAAGAGTTTTTATAAAACTTTACTTTCCAGTAATCGCCTGTTAAAAATGAAAGTAACCCTTCAACTTGATCTACTGCACTTTTCCATACTTCAACTTTGAAAACAGGCAAGAGAACATTTATTTCTCTAGCCCATCCGTCAGTCGAATTGGGCCGCCTTGGTATAAATCTGTCAATGCCATATACAAAAGTTGAAAGCAAAAAGAAATCAACAACTTCTTCTTTTGCAGCATTTGCCCACGGTAAAAGATCAGAAAAATCAACAGTAATTTCTGCATTAGCATTTTCTACACTAGATAAAGTTGCATTTATCTTGCTTATGAGAACTCCTTTACTTAAAGTTGGAACTTCTACTTTTAAATTATTTGCCATTATTCAAATAATTGTATGATTGAATCAAAGATTTTTTCCTGTATGTCGCTTCCTTCTTTCCCTTTCCAATCGATTGTTGTAACAGCTTTATCTGCATTTATAATTTTAACCTGACCTAAAATGTCTTCTTTGATCATGTTAAATGTTTCTCTACTTAATTCTTCGCCTTTGATTTGTGAGATCCTTTCTTGAAATCGTTGAGCAAGGTGTTCAAATAAATAAAAGCCATAGAAGCTGCATAGCACATCTATGAGTTTGTTGCCATCTATCAACTCTTTCATATTCGATTCAAGTTCATTTGCTGTTTTCGCTTCGTCAGCAATCATTTCCACGACTTGACAGCTAGCCATATTCGCCGCAACATCATCCATACCCGAACTGGAGTCTGAGAAGTACATCAATAAATAATCAATAATTTCCTCAACTGACTTGCCTTTGATATTCTCAAAGCCAATGGACTTTAATGCTTTCTCTAATCCGCCATTATAAACTGTTGTGACGAACCTATAAATACGCCCAGAAGCTCTTAAACCAGCTCTTCCCAGGGATGTTGACTTTCCAGATGTTACAGACTTTCGCCCTCCTCCAGTTTTAATCAAATTTTTCAAAGCTGACTTGTAATGGGACGTTCTTCTGGCAGAAAGCTTTGCCTGCTGTCTGGAAATATTTTCTAGAGCTTTTATATTTCCTTCTGATGGAGAGTCCCTTTGATTTTCCTCAGCCTTTTCAGCCTGTTTTTCTAATTCTTTTTCTTTCTCAACCGTATTTACAATTGCTGTTATTGCATTACTAAGGTTAGGCCAATTGGGTTCACCGGTAACTCCTGGAATAAGTCTCTGTGTAGTACCCATTATTTTTTTTGGTTTAGAGCTTTGTATATCTGTGATTTTGGATCCATTTGAGTTTTCAAATCCTCTAGTTCTGGATTTTCCTTTATTGCAAAAACAAAATCCGCACGCAAGCTGAATGGTATAGCATCATGGTCGATTCTTTTTAAAACCTTTTTGTACGTTGATAGACTATTAGGAACTCTTTGAGACATCATTTGCAGAAAAATTTTGTGTAAGTCTGAATTATTTGGTGTTTTAATTAGCTCTTTTTCGAATAGCGAAAGAAGTAAACTGAGATTAGCACCATTTTCTATTAGTACCTCGTTGGTGATTTTATCTTTAAGTAATGATGCAGAACCAAAATTTAGCAAGGATTTGAATAACGATTTTATGTGCGCAGGAATAAGGGTACTTCCACTTAATGATGAAAATAATTTATCCCTTGCTATCCAGAAGTAGTCTCTTAAATCTATACCTGAAAGTTTTGGCTCTGCTTTCAGCCATCTAACTACTTGCTCATCTTTCCATTGAGAACTGTATTTAATATCTAACGAAGCCATTTGGCTTTTCTCAGCTGCTTCTTCTAACTCCTTTATTTCATCTGGTTCTCCCTCCTTAACAGATTGCCATGTATATAACTCCTTGAACAAATCCTCATAGGTGTACTCTAATACCATCAATTTTGCGAGTACATCAATTTTAAAATCTTGTATTGTAGCTATTGAAGCCAATTTATGCCTAAGAGTAAAAGTGTTTAAGAATCTCTTAATTTGTCGGGGATTACCTTTTAAACCTTCGGCAATAATTGAAGAAAGGGAAGCTATCAATGTAATGCTTGACCTTAAAGCTTCTTTCTCTTGTTCTGATAAATGAGTTTCAATATCTGCAA
Coding sequences within:
- the qatC gene encoding Qat anti-phage system QueC-like protein QatC, with protein sequence MANNLKVEVPTLSKGVLISKINATLSSVENANAEITVDFSDLLPWANAAKEEVVDFFLLSTFVYGIDRFIPRRPNSTDGWAREINVLLPVFKVEVWKSAVDQVEGLLSFLTGDYWKVKFYKNSLQLPAEDLGGFYKQNFKQINLFSGGLDSLIGLIDSLENSNDPVLFVSHYDPTMGGPKKDQDTLAPELETKYGKLFVRLPSVKVFLSQTSLSNRETTCRSRSLLFLGLSALIAEPLRRNVLVPENGTVSVNYPLSPSRRSACSTRTTHPTFLSRLMDIWKILGIGITVQNPYWNKTKGEMVANCKNKTFLQQIIPTSNSCGKRGHRSHWDYGHASHCGVCMPCIYRQASLQTIADNTSYGNNINKLIWKTKKGQDVGALLDFLKENVSKNNIKFELIANGLQDYERINEYMKLIERTRIELISWIKKGGNSSVRSKGGL
- the qatD gene encoding Qat anti-phage system TatD family nuclease QatD, translated to MVDAHCHLDLYPNPVTIAEECEKLGIYTLSMTNLPSHFKMGFPHLSRFKKVRMALGMHPLYADRHKNELSLFAECVAQTSYIGEVGLDFSKEGIASKARQISTFEFVLNELSGKNKILSLHSRGAEETVLEYLIEYNIKNAIFHWYSGSIKLIKDIVKAGFLFSINSAMIKTKVGQEVIKEIPLTHILTESDGPFIYYQNRSIKPSDLHHVEKSIAMLHGIANTEMSTIIRENFRKQINLLQA